Proteins encoded by one window of Coriobacteriia bacterium:
- a CDS encoding zinc ribbon domain-containing protein: protein MLCPNCQAEVRDGAAFCGSCGATIEQAPASAAVTESLPQPTAPMPGPDPAAQAAYQAQVAEYERQKAAYEQAQYAQQVAAYEQEKVAYDQQVAGQQAAYGAPVTQAAPPKKKTGLVVAIVIILILLLVGCSVGGFFAYKAWNDKNNETPGTTDTGTTDTDAGDSDTDGTDTDSGNALDSYATADEAVMAQLDASGVGDWVYQLYDEGDGYATYWAGPPNSEFVDEIYLEQNPDGTWSVIEVSGLDFGGDVSGSPADEAMWIVDMHLSYVQSDMGLEAQSLTVDPFRSDAASAAVSGGGFDYYSVDGYTEQSDGSFWVQTTQSWYGSVEGWEYWVVPTEVGYMIADLRYME, encoded by the coding sequence GACCGAGTCTTTACCGCAGCCGACGGCGCCGATGCCCGGACCGGATCCGGCCGCCCAGGCGGCGTACCAGGCGCAGGTTGCCGAGTACGAACGGCAGAAGGCCGCATACGAGCAGGCGCAGTACGCCCAGCAGGTGGCTGCATACGAGCAGGAGAAGGTCGCGTACGACCAGCAGGTCGCCGGGCAGCAAGCCGCTTACGGCGCGCCAGTCACACAGGCGGCTCCTCCCAAGAAGAAGACCGGGCTCGTGGTCGCGATCGTGATCATCCTCATCCTGCTGCTGGTCGGCTGCAGCGTGGGAGGCTTCTTCGCCTACAAGGCGTGGAACGACAAGAACAACGAGACGCCGGGGACGACCGACACCGGAACGACCGACACCGATGCGGGCGACAGTGATACGGATGGTACAGACACCGATTCGGGCAATGCGCTCGACAGCTACGCCACTGCTGACGAGGCCGTGATGGCACAGCTCGACGCCTCGGGGGTCGGCGACTGGGTGTATCAGCTCTACGACGAGGGCGACGGTTACGCCACGTACTGGGCCGGCCCGCCGAATAGCGAGTTTGTCGACGAGATCTACCTGGAGCAGAACCCCGACGGGACCTGGTCGGTCATCGAGGTGAGCGGCCTCGACTTCGGCGGTGACGTCTCGGGCAGCCCGGCCGACGAGGCCATGTGGATTGTCGACATGCACCTCTCCTACGTGCAGAGCGACATGGGCCTGGAGGCGCAGTCACTCACCGTCGACCCGTTCCGCTCGGACGCCGCGAGCGCGGCGGTCTCGGGTGGCGGATTCGATTACTACTCGGTCGACGGCTATACCGAGCAGTCGGACGGCAGCTTCTGGGTGCAGACCACGCAGTCGTGGTACGGCAGCGTGGAGGGCTGGGAGTACTGGGTGGTGCCCACCGAGGTCGGCTACATGATCGCGGACCTCCGCTACATGGAGTAG
- a CDS encoding TrkH family potassium uptake protein gives MWVGLRSRDRDIIAHYVGILMVSFAGAMLIPLLTALVAGEWDPALDYVCGIGVAAGLGGMLASRAPWGVHLDRQNALVVTALVWLAASLVGAVPLALSGHYGSFLDALFDAMSGFTTSGLTLVQDLDHLPLAHNMWRHLTHLIGGQGIVVAVLTLAFGVRGGGAVSLYQAEGRDERILPNVMHTARFIWFVTLIYVSLGTAILSVGNLLAGMELGRAVLHGFWHTIACYDTGGFAPQSQNALYYHSPLFEIVTVMLMLAGMLNFNLHADIWRGDRRELFRNIESRTLAVHIGLLSLAVGLGLGATALYSEPGEVLRKGLYHLLSAHSGTGQQTLYAAQWTRGYGDLALVAVMLAMALGGMASSTAGGIKALRAGLIFKGLLLRIKQAIAPQSAIVGMKFHHLTDVHLTADAVSGALIVFALYVVSYVTGALVGLAYGYPAREALFESISATANVGLSAGITSPAMPAGLKITYILQMWTGRLEFVAVLAMVASLVASVRSRARRGRA, from the coding sequence ATGTGGGTCGGACTTCGCTCGCGGGACCGCGACATCATCGCTCACTACGTCGGAATACTCATGGTGTCGTTCGCCGGCGCCATGCTCATCCCGCTGCTAACGGCACTCGTGGCGGGGGAGTGGGATCCCGCGCTCGACTATGTGTGTGGGATCGGCGTTGCCGCAGGCCTCGGAGGCATGCTTGCCAGTCGGGCGCCATGGGGAGTGCATCTCGATCGGCAGAACGCGCTTGTCGTGACCGCCCTGGTCTGGCTGGCTGCGTCGCTGGTCGGGGCGGTGCCGCTGGCGCTGTCCGGTCACTATGGCAGCTTCCTTGACGCGCTGTTCGATGCGATGTCCGGTTTCACCACTTCGGGTCTCACGCTCGTACAGGACCTGGATCACCTGCCGCTTGCGCACAATATGTGGCGGCACCTCACGCATCTCATCGGCGGGCAGGGCATCGTCGTCGCCGTGCTGACGCTTGCCTTCGGCGTGCGCGGAGGCGGAGCGGTGTCGCTCTATCAGGCCGAGGGTCGTGACGAGCGGATTCTGCCGAACGTGATGCACACCGCGCGCTTCATCTGGTTCGTGACGTTGATATACGTGTCACTCGGGACGGCGATCCTCTCGGTAGGCAATCTCCTTGCCGGTATGGAACTCGGCCGGGCCGTACTGCACGGCTTCTGGCACACGATCGCGTGTTATGACACGGGAGGCTTCGCGCCCCAGTCGCAAAACGCGCTCTACTACCACAGCCCGCTGTTCGAGATCGTCACGGTCATGCTGATGCTCGCGGGGATGCTCAACTTCAACCTGCACGCGGATATCTGGCGCGGCGACCGCAGGGAGCTGTTCAGGAACATCGAGTCGCGCACGCTGGCCGTGCACATCGGTCTGCTGTCGCTTGCCGTGGGGCTGGGTCTGGGCGCCACCGCACTTTACTCGGAGCCGGGAGAGGTGCTTCGCAAAGGCCTCTACCATCTACTTTCGGCGCACAGCGGAACGGGCCAGCAGACGCTGTATGCCGCCCAGTGGACGCGTGGGTACGGTGACCTGGCGCTCGTCGCTGTCATGCTTGCGATGGCGCTCGGCGGCATGGCGTCATCGACTGCGGGTGGCATCAAGGCGTTACGCGCGGGTCTCATCTTCAAGGGCCTGCTGCTTCGCATCAAGCAGGCCATCGCTCCTCAGAGCGCGATCGTCGGCATGAAGTTCCATCACCTGACCGACGTGCACCTGACCGCAGACGCCGTGTCGGGCGCACTGATCGTCTTCGCGCTGTATGTTGTGTCGTACGTGACCGGCGCGCTGGTTGGCCTTGCGTACGGCTATCCCGCGCGTGAGGCGCTCTTCGAGTCGATCTCGGCCACGGCAAACGTGGGCCTCTCGGCGGGGATCACCTCGCCCGCGATGCCCGCGGGACTTAAGATCACCTATATCCTGCAGATGTGGACGGGGCGGCTCGAGTTCGTTGCGGTGCTTGCCATGGTGGCGAGCCTGGTGGCCTCCGTGCGCTCTCGTGCGAGACGGGGGCGGGCATGA